One region of Triticum aestivum cultivar Chinese Spring chromosome 6B, IWGSC CS RefSeq v2.1, whole genome shotgun sequence genomic DNA includes:
- the LOC123135726 gene encoding uncharacterized protein isoform X1, with protein MEPSGSGAAEPVEDDHNQEPAHGGSNCSASSNGDGAPSAAAPPPPAATPLDQAGGSSAPSLDYGTFGPWLTWNDVPVVSPAREDPDAAAAGPSGSGLAFDQRLAIEQAAADVANALWGRQVVTLAMLRRSRGASLYSPAMFNSWRAEEALERKEQIRRRERAICSEHVKHQTHPITEVKRHHKLASDEANHLDAYSECRSVIGDGECFYRSFIFSYLEQVIDRQDTHEEHRLLEAVDMVNLHFAALRWNESEFRWNESEFSRSSRAFRNLIEKVMRWKSHGRWKSMESTSSYRREELLEFFSEYDTTQDIFIFLRLVVAVEICWHDEVYEPLIPGLSGNYNLLDWCFQRVTPARRFTDHVMMVALARALEIPLRVERVRGGYDPDIHTVPGVPRPRVTLLYSANHYEIIYPRAPPAESSSHQASQIEHAADEGSSQQTSQREHPGDESSSE; from the exons ATGGAACCGTCCGGTTCAGGAGCCGCAGAACCGGTCGAGGACGACCACAACCAAGAACCGGCCCACGGGGGCTCCAACTGCAGCGCCTCCTCCAATGGGGATGGGGCCCCGAGCGCCGCTGCGCCGCCACCTCCCGCCGCGACGCCCCTCGACCAGGCCGGAGGCTCCTCCGCCCCCTCCCTCGACTATGGCACCTTCGGACCGTGGCTGACGTGGAACGACGTCCCCGTGGTGTCGCCGGCGAGGGAGGatcccgacgcggcggcggcggggccgtccGGCTCCGGGCTGGCGTTCGACCAGCGGCTGGCGATCGAGCAGGCGGCCGCCGACGTGGCGAACGCGCTGTGGGGACGGCAGGTGGTGACCCTTGCGATGCTGCGACGTTCTCGTGGCGCTTCTCTGTATTCCCCTGCGATGTTCAACTCGTGGCGCGCGGAAGAGGCGCTCGAGCGGAAGGAACAG ATTCGTAGAAGAGAAAGGGCAATATGTTCGGAACATGTGAAGCACCAG ACACATCCCATCACTGAAGTCAAAAGGCATCATAAGCTTGCTTCTGATGAGGCGAACCATCTTGATGCCTATTCGGAATGTAGATCGGTGATTGGAGATGGGGAGTGTTTCTACAGGAGTTTCATATTTTCGTACCTT GAGCAAGTTATTGATAGGCAGGACACACATGAGGAACACCGTCTCCTTGAAGCTGTTGATATGGTGAATCTGCACTTTGCAGCTCTTCGATGGAACGAGTCTGAGTTTCGATGGAACGAGTCTGAGTTTTCCAGGAGCAGCAGA GCATTTAGGAATCTGATCGAGAAAGTAATGAGATGGAAGAGTCATGGCAGGTGGAAGAGCATGGAATCAACTAGCAG CTACCGTAGAGAGGAACTTCTCGAGTTCTTCAGCGAGTACGATACGACGCAAGACA TTTTTATTTTCCTCAGATTAGTAGTAGCTGTCGAGATATGCTGGCACGACGAGGTGTATGAACCGCTtataccagggctcagtggaaatTACAATCTTCTAGAT TGGTGCTTTCAGCGCGTCACTCCAGCTCGTCGGTTCACGGATCATGTTATGATGGTGGCCTTGGCCAGAGCGCTTGAGATACCCCTCAGAGTGGAGCGAGTCCGAGGAGGATATGATCCAGATATCCACACTGTCCCTGGAGTTCCCCGTCCGAGAGTGACCCTGCTGTACTCGGCAAACCACTACGAAATCATCTACCCGCGTGCTCCTCCAGCTGAGAGTTCGAGTCATCAGGCTTCCCAGATAGAGCATGCTGCTGATGAGGGTTCAAGCCAACAGACTTCCCAGAGAGAACATCCTGGTGATGAGAGTTCAAGTGAATAG
- the LOC123135726 gene encoding uncharacterized protein isoform X2 — translation MEPSGSGAAEPVEDDHNQEPAHGGSNCSASSNGDGAPSAAAPPPPAATPLDQAGGSSAPSLDYGTFGPWLTWNDVPVVSPAREDPDAAAAGPSGSGLAFDQRLAIEQAAADVANALWGRQVVTLAMLRRSRGASLYSPAMFNSWRAEEALERKEQTHPITEVKRHHKLASDEANHLDAYSECRSVIGDGECFYRSFIFSYLEQVIDRQDTHEEHRLLEAVDMVNLHFAALRWNESEFRWNESEFSRSSRAFRNLIEKVMRWKSHGRWKSMESTSSYRREELLEFFSEYDTTQDIFIFLRLVVAVEICWHDEVYEPLIPGLSGNYNLLDWCFQRVTPARRFTDHVMMVALARALEIPLRVERVRGGYDPDIHTVPGVPRPRVTLLYSANHYEIIYPRAPPAESSSHQASQIEHAADEGSSQQTSQREHPGDESSSE, via the exons ATGGAACCGTCCGGTTCAGGAGCCGCAGAACCGGTCGAGGACGACCACAACCAAGAACCGGCCCACGGGGGCTCCAACTGCAGCGCCTCCTCCAATGGGGATGGGGCCCCGAGCGCCGCTGCGCCGCCACCTCCCGCCGCGACGCCCCTCGACCAGGCCGGAGGCTCCTCCGCCCCCTCCCTCGACTATGGCACCTTCGGACCGTGGCTGACGTGGAACGACGTCCCCGTGGTGTCGCCGGCGAGGGAGGatcccgacgcggcggcggcggggccgtccGGCTCCGGGCTGGCGTTCGACCAGCGGCTGGCGATCGAGCAGGCGGCCGCCGACGTGGCGAACGCGCTGTGGGGACGGCAGGTGGTGACCCTTGCGATGCTGCGACGTTCTCGTGGCGCTTCTCTGTATTCCCCTGCGATGTTCAACTCGTGGCGCGCGGAAGAGGCGCTCGAGCGGAAGGAACAG ACACATCCCATCACTGAAGTCAAAAGGCATCATAAGCTTGCTTCTGATGAGGCGAACCATCTTGATGCCTATTCGGAATGTAGATCGGTGATTGGAGATGGGGAGTGTTTCTACAGGAGTTTCATATTTTCGTACCTT GAGCAAGTTATTGATAGGCAGGACACACATGAGGAACACCGTCTCCTTGAAGCTGTTGATATGGTGAATCTGCACTTTGCAGCTCTTCGATGGAACGAGTCTGAGTTTCGATGGAACGAGTCTGAGTTTTCCAGGAGCAGCAGA GCATTTAGGAATCTGATCGAGAAAGTAATGAGATGGAAGAGTCATGGCAGGTGGAAGAGCATGGAATCAACTAGCAG CTACCGTAGAGAGGAACTTCTCGAGTTCTTCAGCGAGTACGATACGACGCAAGACA TTTTTATTTTCCTCAGATTAGTAGTAGCTGTCGAGATATGCTGGCACGACGAGGTGTATGAACCGCTtataccagggctcagtggaaatTACAATCTTCTAGAT TGGTGCTTTCAGCGCGTCACTCCAGCTCGTCGGTTCACGGATCATGTTATGATGGTGGCCTTGGCCAGAGCGCTTGAGATACCCCTCAGAGTGGAGCGAGTCCGAGGAGGATATGATCCAGATATCCACACTGTCCCTGGAGTTCCCCGTCCGAGAGTGACCCTGCTGTACTCGGCAAACCACTACGAAATCATCTACCCGCGTGCTCCTCCAGCTGAGAGTTCGAGTCATCAGGCTTCCCAGATAGAGCATGCTGCTGATGAGGGTTCAAGCCAACAGACTTCCCAGAGAGAACATCCTGGTGATGAGAGTTCAAGTGAATAG